A single region of the Thunnus maccoyii chromosome 10, fThuMac1.1, whole genome shotgun sequence genome encodes:
- the LOC121904919 gene encoding lysosomal thioesterase PPT2-like yields the protein MKTPQVIRRSPTPLLLLLLLLLLTGVCLDAYMPVVIVHGIFDGPKQFKTLSDYITKVHPGTEVTVIDLYDNLASLKPLWRQVRDFRKAIDPIMQKAPNGIHLLCFSQGGLICRALLSTDPDHNVHSFISLSSPQAGQYGDTDYLKWVFPDCVKKTVFRVCYNRVGQKVSICDYWNDPHHRSRYLQSNIFLPLLNGDRPHKDMKSWRQNFLRIKKLVLIGGPDDGVITPWQSSHFGFYDSKENVVQMKNQEFYKNDTFGLKTLGARGDVSVCVHSGVKHVYWHSNFTVFSSCIEKWLT from the exons ATGAAGACTCCGCAAGTCATCCGAAGATCACCAaccccgctgctgctgctgctgctgctgctgctgctgacaggggTTTGCCTTGACGCGTATATGCCTGTCGTCATCGTGCATGGCATTTTTGATGGACCGAAGCAGTTCAAAACGCTGTCTGATTACATAACCAAG GTGCATCCAGGGACTGAGGTGACAGTGATTGACCTGTATGACAACCTGGCCAGTCTGAAGCCATTGTGGAGGCAGGTCCGAGACTTCAGGAAAGCTATCGACCCCATCATGCAAAAGGCTCCTAATGGCATCCATCTTCTGTGCTTTTCACAAG gtgGTCTCATTTGTCGAGCACTTCTCTCTACGGATCCAGACCACAACGTCCATTCCTTCATCTCGCTTTCATCACCACAGGCTGGGCAGTACGGAG ACACAGACTACCTGAAGTGGGTATTTCCTGACTgcgtaaaaaaaacagtgtttcgTGTTTGCTACAACAGAGTGGGACAGAAAGTATCTATCTGTGACTACTGGAACG ATCCTCACCACAGGTCCCGCTACTTGCAGAGCAACATCTTTCTGCCGCTGCTCAATGGTGACAGACCTCACAAGGACATGAAAT CATGGAGACAAAACTTCCTGCGCATCAAGAAACTTGTGCTGATTGGAGGACCAGATGATGGCGTCATCACACCGTGGCAGTCCAG CCACTTTGGATTCTATGACAGCAAAGAAAATGTTGTGCAAATGAAGAACCAGGAG TTCTACAAGAATGACACATTTGGACTGAAGACGCTAGGCGCTCGTGGAGATGTGTCAGTCTGTGTTCACTCCGGCGTGAAGCATGTATACTGGCACTCCAACTTCACGGTGTTCAGCAGCTGCATAGAGAAGTGGCtcacatga